The genome window CTTCAATTTCTTCGATGGCGCGGTAGCCCAGGCCCTCGAGGTAGATGCGCTCGAGGTCAAAAATCACCGGCTCTCCCCGAAACTTGAGGCCCCCCGCCATGCCATAGGCTTTTCCGATGCGTCCAATTTCAATGCGCCGCATACTGTACGGAAGTGCTTAACGAACTTCCACCGAAACCCGGCCCTTGGCAAACGAGCGCACCACCGTGCGGATGCTCTCGATAACGCGGCCCTGCCGGCCGATAATCCGGCCTTTGTCTTCGGGGTGGGTCTCGATGTAGTACACCAACCCTTCGCGCCCCCGGCGCTCATCCACACGAATCGAGGCCGGGTGGTCGACCACTGCTTTTGCCAGGTACTCCACGAGGTCTTTCATAAACATTAGCCTAAAGCCTTAAGTCGAAAGCCGAAAGCCCGGGGTTTTGGGCCTTCGGCTTTTGCTGGGTTGCTATTAGGCCCCAGGGTTGGCCTGTTTGATGAGCTTTTTTACGGTATCGGTGGGCTGGGCACCCACCCCCAACCAGTACTGCAAGCGCTCCTGGTCGATCTTCAGCCAGTCTTTGGTGGTCTTGCGGGGGTCGTAGTAACCGATGCGCTCGATGTAGCCACCATCGCGCTTGGTACGGCTGTCCATCACCACAATGCGGTAATGAGGGTTGCCTTTGGAACCGAAACGGGACAAACGAATCTTGGTCATGTTTTACTCCTTTGTGTTGTCTGAAGCGCCCTCTGGACGCACTGTCAGCCACAGGCTTTGGTATTTCTGCCTGCAACCCAAGACCTATCTCCTGAACAAACCCCGCCCCCCTCGAGCCTGCTGCTTGGCCAGGGTTTTCAGCATCTGCTTGGTGTCCTCGAAGGTTTTGATGAGGCGGTTAACCTCCTGCACCGTGGTGCCAGAGCCCGCCGCAATGCGCTTGCGGCGCGAGGCATTCAGAATGCGGGGGTCGCGGCGTTCTTTGGGGGTCATGGAGAGCACGATGGCCTCCATACGGTTAACCTGCTTTTCGTCGACCGAGAAGCCAGGGGGCAGCATTCTGGATATACCCGGTATCATGCCCAGGATCTCGGTGAAGCTGCCCATCTTGCGCATCTGGCGCATCTGGGTGATGAGATCCTCGAGGGTGATCTCCTTGAGGTCTTTTTGCGGGGCCTCGAGCTCGGCCTGCCTGGCTTTCTCCAGAAGGGTCTGCAGGTCGCCCATGCCCAGAATGCGCTGGGCCAGCCGGTCGGGATAGAAGGGCTCCAGGCCCTCGATTTTTTCTGAAACC of Meiothermus sp. contains these proteins:
- a CDS encoding KH domain-containing protein — encoded protein: MKDLVEYLAKAVVDHPASIRVDERRGREGLVYYIETHPEDKGRIIGRQGRVIESIRTVVRSFAKGRVSVEVR
- the rpsP gene encoding 30S ribosomal protein S16 translates to MTKIRLSRFGSKGNPHYRIVVMDSRTKRDGGYIERIGYYDPRKTTKDWLKIDQERLQYWLGVGAQPTDTVKKLIKQANPGA